A window of the Geothermobacter ehrlichii genome harbors these coding sequences:
- a CDS encoding AMP-dependent synthetase/ligase: MHRNIPQTILDLAPERGRQVVMRTKLGDRWRDIDWQRFVQQVRRFAGGLLALGIEPGDRVAIMSPNRPEWAFADLAIMACGGVTVPVYHTEGAEEAAYILNNSGSRFVFVRSIDELRKIETQLAQLPDLESIILIEGDSNGEAAIPLRRFLPDTVDSQLLDRRLAQVKREDLATIVYTSGTTGPPKGAMLTHDNILSAVEAAACVFSISPADSCLSFLPLSHVFERVDGYYFMLIQGATINYAESIDSVPVNLQEVRPTVVISVPRLFEKMYARVMERVGSGSWLKKQIFFAALKACTRHLHLELAGQEIPGWLDRVVRIARDKVFGKLREPLGGRIRFFVSGGAPLARNVAEFFLAAGIPIYEGYGLTETSAGIAANCEGQVRLGTVGRCMPGTEILIADDGEILIRGKTVFKGYWQNPVKTDEALRDGWFYTGDIGTLDRDGFLGITDRKKDLIITAGGENIAPQLIENRLKSDKFIANAFVFGNRKPYLVALIVPNFDNLEKYARLKKLPYLDHCGLVNHPVILDLIRRRVDRLQAGQPGFMHIKRFTLMSRDFSGREITPTLKLKRKIIRDTYADLIERMYLPQDHGIHDAGYCLTDND, from the coding sequence ATGCATCGAAACATTCCCCAGACCATCCTCGACCTGGCGCCCGAACGCGGCCGCCAGGTCGTCATGCGAACCAAGCTGGGCGACCGTTGGCGTGATATTGACTGGCAACGGTTTGTGCAACAGGTCCGGCGCTTTGCCGGCGGCCTGCTCGCCCTCGGCATCGAACCGGGCGACCGGGTGGCCATCATGTCACCCAACCGGCCGGAATGGGCCTTCGCCGACCTGGCGATCATGGCCTGCGGCGGCGTGACGGTCCCCGTCTACCACACCGAAGGGGCGGAGGAGGCAGCCTACATCCTGAACAATTCCGGCAGTCGCTTCGTATTCGTCCGTTCCATCGACGAGCTGCGCAAGATCGAGACGCAGCTCGCCCAGCTTCCTGACCTGGAGTCGATCATCCTGATCGAGGGCGACAGCAACGGCGAGGCGGCGATTCCGCTGCGCCGCTTTTTGCCCGACACCGTCGACAGCCAGCTCCTCGACCGGCGCCTCGCCCAGGTCAAACGGGAAGATCTGGCCACCATCGTCTACACCTCCGGCACCACCGGTCCGCCGAAAGGGGCGATGCTCACCCACGACAACATCCTTTCGGCGGTCGAGGCGGCCGCCTGCGTCTTCAGCATCAGCCCCGCCGACTCCTGTCTTTCCTTCCTGCCGCTGTCGCATGTCTTCGAACGGGTCGACGGCTACTACTTCATGCTTATCCAGGGCGCGACCATCAACTACGCCGAAAGCATCGACAGCGTCCCGGTCAACCTGCAGGAGGTCAGGCCGACGGTGGTCATCAGCGTTCCCCGCCTGTTCGAAAAGATGTACGCCCGGGTCATGGAGCGAGTTGGTTCCGGTTCCTGGCTGAAAAAGCAGATCTTCTTCGCCGCCCTGAAAGCCTGCACCCGGCACCTGCATCTCGAACTGGCCGGGCAGGAAATCCCCGGATGGCTGGACAGAGTGGTGCGGATCGCCCGCGACAAGGTCTTCGGCAAGCTGCGCGAGCCGCTGGGCGGCAGAATCCGCTTCTTCGTTTCCGGCGGCGCCCCTCTGGCGCGTAACGTGGCCGAATTCTTTCTCGCCGCCGGAATCCCCATCTACGAGGGCTACGGCCTGACCGAGACCTCGGCCGGCATCGCCGCCAACTGCGAGGGACAGGTGCGCCTGGGCACCGTCGGTCGCTGCATGCCGGGAACTGAAATCCTCATCGCCGACGACGGCGAAATCCTGATCCGCGGCAAGACCGTCTTCAAGGGCTACTGGCAGAACCCGGTCAAGACCGACGAAGCCCTGCGGGACGGCTGGTTCTACACCGGCGATATCGGCACTCTCGACCGGGACGGCTTTCTCGGCATCACCGACCGCAAGAAAGACCTGATCATCACCGCCGGCGGGGAGAACATCGCCCCGCAGCTGATCGAAAACCGCCTCAAGTCGGACAAGTTCATCGCCAACGCCTTCGTCTTCGGCAACCGCAAACCCTACCTCGTCGCCCTGATCGTCCCCAACTTCGACAACCTGGAAAAATACGCCCGGCTGAAAAAGCTTCCCTACCTCGACCACTGCGGGCTGGTGAACCACCCGGTCATTCTCGACCTTATCCGCCGCCGGGTCGACCGGCTGCAGGCCGGACAGCCGGGATTCATGCACATCAAACGCTTCACCCTGATGTCGCGCGACTTCTCGGGCAGGGAGATCACCCCGACACTCAAACTGAAGCGCAAAATCATCCGCGACACCTACGCCGACCTGATCGAACGGATGTACCTGCCGCAAGATCACGGCATCCACGACGCCGGCTACTGCCTGACGGATAACGACTGA
- the coaE gene encoding dephospho-CoA kinase (Dephospho-CoA kinase (CoaE) performs the final step in coenzyme A biosynthesis.) translates to MILGITGNIASGKSRVAARMVELGAVALSADQLAREAVGPGSDTLTKLVAVFGDAILAADGSLDRPRLAEIVFADAEARKRLEAITHPAIARLAEERLRRLRQEGHRLVVYEAPLLFEAGAEGRVDRVLVVLAATEVRLARLMARDGLEREAALSRIRAQMPQEEKAARADYVIDNSGDWEDCRRQVDDLYRRLVSSPA, encoded by the coding sequence ATGATTCTGGGGATCACGGGCAATATCGCCAGCGGCAAGAGCCGGGTGGCGGCCAGGATGGTCGAACTGGGAGCGGTGGCCCTCAGCGCCGATCAGCTTGCGCGAGAGGCGGTGGGCCCCGGCAGCGACACCCTGACCAAGCTGGTCGCCGTGTTTGGCGACGCCATTCTGGCGGCTGACGGCAGTCTTGACCGGCCGCGCCTTGCGGAGATCGTCTTTGCCGATGCCGAAGCGCGAAAACGGCTCGAGGCGATCACCCACCCGGCCATCGCCCGCCTGGCCGAGGAGCGGCTGCGACGGCTGAGGCAGGAAGGCCACCGGCTGGTGGTCTACGAGGCGCCGCTTCTCTTCGAGGCCGGTGCCGAGGGACGGGTCGACCGGGTGCTGGTGGTGCTGGCGGCGACCGAGGTGCGGCTGGCGCGGCTGATGGCCCGGGACGGTCTGGAGCGCGAAGCGGCCCTGAGCCGGATCCGGGCGCAGATGCCGCAGGAGGAGAAGGCGGCGCGGGCTGATTACGTCATCGACAATTCCGGGGACTGGGAGGACTGCCGCCGGCAGGTCGACGATCTCTACCGCCGGCTGGTTTCTTCGCCGGCCTGA
- a CDS encoding alpha/beta hydrolase: MSESIDHYIAACRRRGREEGVSRPENLPFFLAGEKRKKAAVLLVHGFTASPYEMRLPAEYLARRGHPCLAVRLPGHGTSPEDLARQSWRNWLQVVEEGLQLLSAEFGPPAAVGSSTGSLLLLRAAAGGSPITRLALCSPFLRVRHRLARLAWLLRHLRPYQHHPKVPAVAPFFYERRPLAGIAEIHWLLADLRPRLQTIELPCLILGSLGDQTIDPESTEQLFRQLGSREKAFHRYGPEAPHVLTLPDNPHLADTLQRIGRFLDGTDQAGEETSRR; this comes from the coding sequence ATGAGCGAAAGCATCGACCACTACATCGCAGCCTGCCGCCGGCGGGGAAGGGAGGAGGGCGTGAGCCGCCCGGAAAACCTTCCCTTTTTCCTTGCCGGCGAAAAGCGAAAAAAAGCGGCGGTTCTGCTGGTGCACGGCTTCACCGCCTCGCCGTACGAGATGCGCCTGCCGGCGGAGTACCTGGCAAGGCGCGGCCATCCCTGCCTGGCGGTGCGCCTGCCGGGACACGGCACCAGCCCCGAGGACCTGGCACGGCAATCCTGGCGAAACTGGCTGCAGGTCGTCGAAGAAGGATTGCAGCTGCTGAGTGCTGAATTCGGCCCGCCCGCCGCGGTCGGTTCAAGCACCGGCTCCCTGCTGCTGCTGCGGGCCGCCGCCGGCGGTTCTCCCATCACCCGGCTGGCCCTCTGTTCCCCCTTCCTGCGCGTCAGGCACCGTCTCGCCCGGCTGGCCTGGCTGCTCAGGCACCTGCGCCCCTACCAACATCATCCCAAGGTTCCGGCCGTCGCCCCCTTCTTCTACGAACGCCGCCCGCTGGCCGGCATCGCCGAAATCCACTGGCTGCTCGCTGATCTGCGGCCGCGGCTGCAAACGATCGAGCTGCCCTGTCTCATCCTCGGCAGCCTCGGCGATCAGACCATCGACCCCGAAAGCACCGAACAGCTGTTCCGACAGCTCGGCAGCCGCGAGAAGGCCTTCCACCGTTACGGTCCGGAGGCGCCGCACGTGCTGACCCTGCCGGACAACCCGCATCTCGCCGACACCCTGCAGCGCATCGGCCGCTTTCTGGATGGCACGGATCAGGCCGGCGAAGAAACCAGCCGGCGGTAG
- a CDS encoding IclR family transcriptional regulator, with the protein MAKKEKSEYIIQAVSHALDLLEQFHDDVDELGVTELSKRLKLHKNNVFRLLATLESRGYIEQNKATENYRLGLKSLELGQTFIKQMGLLRQAKPILEKLVKQCNETSYVAIFKESHIVYLDVVETDQTVRVVSRVGTRLPAYCTASGKVHLAHMSEEELEEVLPDELEAHTPTTLADRDKLKAELKKIAEQGYAIDDEELDPGVRCIAAPIRDYTRRIVGAISISGPSMRMPMELIEKELAPLVVKAAEELSTRLGYHK; encoded by the coding sequence ATGGCCAAGAAAGAAAAATCCGAATATATCATCCAGGCAGTCTCGCACGCTCTCGACCTGCTCGAACAGTTTCACGACGATGTCGACGAACTCGGCGTCACCGAGCTGTCCAAGAGGCTGAAACTGCACAAGAACAACGTCTTCCGCCTGCTGGCCACCCTCGAATCGCGGGGGTACATCGAGCAGAACAAGGCGACCGAAAACTACCGGCTCGGGCTGAAATCCCTCGAACTGGGGCAGACCTTCATCAAGCAGATGGGGCTTCTGCGGCAGGCGAAGCCGATTCTCGAGAAGCTGGTCAAACAGTGCAACGAAACCTCCTACGTGGCCATCTTCAAGGAATCGCACATCGTCTACCTCGATGTCGTCGAAACCGACCAGACGGTGCGGGTCGTCTCCCGCGTCGGCACCCGGCTGCCGGCCTACTGCACCGCCTCGGGCAAGGTTCACCTGGCCCACATGTCGGAAGAGGAGCTGGAAGAGGTGCTGCCCGATGAGCTGGAGGCCCATACGCCGACCACCCTGGCCGACCGCGACAAGCTGAAGGCGGAACTGAAGAAGATTGCCGAGCAGGGCTACGCCATCGACGACGAAGAACTCGACCCCGGCGTCCGCTGCATCGCGGCCCCGATCCGCGACTACACCCGCCGCATCGTCGGCGCCATCAGCATCTCCGGGCCCTCGATGCGGATGCCCATGGAGCTGATCGAAAAGGAGCTGGCGCCGCTGGTGGTCAAGGCGGCGGAAGAGCTCTCGACCCGGCTCGGCTACCACAAGTAA
- the truD gene encoding tRNA pseudouridine(13) synthase TruD yields MRQSLRPGHLTAALPGTGGVIRQEPEDFRVEEIPLYPPCGEGDHLYLRLEKIGLGTLEVVRLLAATFGLRERDIGYAGLKDTRAVTIQTFSLPGIAPDQTGRLAHPGLRLLEAVRHGNKLRLGHLAGNRFSIRLRNTVPDAQQIAADVLAVLQDLGVPNFFGPQRYGVLGNNGRVGAALLRREYRQAIAEIIGDPQQIDHAAWRQAATAFHAGDLQACLRHLPARMRDERRMIEALADGRGEKQALFSLPRRRLRLYLSALQAELFDRLLAMRLSSIERLWPGDIAWKHDNGACFRVEDPQREQPRADRFEISPTGPLFGRKILLASGQAGLLEQSLLDKFSLQPADFRLGDGLTMDGERRPLRVPLDQVDITKEGDGLRLGFVLPRGSFATSVLREVMKSDVDLVE; encoded by the coding sequence ATGCGGCAATCGCTACGCCCCGGCCATCTCACCGCGGCCCTGCCCGGAACGGGCGGCGTCATCCGGCAGGAACCGGAGGATTTCCGTGTCGAGGAGATCCCCCTCTACCCGCCGTGCGGCGAAGGCGACCATCTCTACCTGCGGCTGGAGAAGATCGGCCTGGGAACCCTTGAGGTCGTCCGGCTGCTGGCCGCAACCTTCGGCCTGCGCGAACGGGACATCGGCTACGCCGGCCTGAAGGACACCCGCGCCGTCACAATCCAGACTTTCTCGCTGCCCGGAATCGCCCCCGATCAGACCGGACGGCTCGCCCACCCAGGCCTGCGCCTGCTCGAAGCGGTCAGGCACGGCAACAAGCTGCGGCTGGGACACCTGGCCGGCAACCGCTTCAGCATCCGGCTGCGAAACACGGTGCCCGATGCGCAACAGATCGCCGCCGACGTGCTGGCCGTGCTGCAGGACCTGGGCGTTCCCAACTTCTTCGGACCGCAGCGCTACGGCGTTCTGGGCAACAACGGCCGGGTCGGCGCCGCCCTGCTGCGCCGGGAATACCGCCAGGCCATCGCCGAAATCATCGGCGACCCGCAACAGATCGACCACGCCGCCTGGCGGCAGGCTGCGACCGCCTTTCACGCCGGCGACCTGCAGGCCTGCCTGCGCCATCTGCCGGCCCGCATGCGCGACGAACGGCGCATGATCGAAGCCCTGGCCGACGGCCGCGGCGAAAAACAGGCCCTGTTCAGCCTCCCCCGCCGCCGGCTCAGGCTCTATCTTTCCGCCCTGCAGGCGGAGCTGTTCGACCGCCTGCTCGCCATGCGCCTGTCCAGCATCGAACGTCTCTGGCCGGGCGACATCGCCTGGAAGCACGACAACGGCGCCTGCTTTCGCGTCGAAGACCCGCAACGGGAGCAGCCACGGGCCGACCGGTTCGAAATCAGCCCGACCGGCCCCCTGTTCGGCCGCAAGATCCTGCTCGCCTCCGGCCAGGCCGGCCTGCTCGAGCAAAGCCTGCTCGACAAGTTCAGCCTGCAACCTGCCGACTTTCGCCTCGGTGACGGACTGACCATGGACGGCGAGCGCCGACCGCTGCGCGTCCCCCTCGACCAGGTCGACATCACAAAAGAAGGGGACGGGCTCCGTCTCGGCTTCGTCCTGCCGAGAGGCAGTTTCGCCACCAGCGTCCTGCGCGAAGTGATGAAGAGCGACGTCGACCTGGTCGAGTGA
- the trmB gene encoding tRNA (guanosine(46)-N7)-methyltransferase TrmB produces MTQRMIYIDSPVFVREPELKAKGIENIFPDRRPLALEIGCGVGDFLVQEAARRPEWNFVAIDIFNKGCLKTCNRVEATGLTNIRVMRAEARWLLNHFVPPQSLAAVYINCPDPWPKKRHRSRRLVNRTFLELLRCHLAPGGHFWFATDFADYAEMVADILPTVEGYIRQTETPYTTDLGDYPVSKYMRRFLEQGQPIHLFHYRRAEDLPAELLKPPGLEPGFRLRWLARENRRNRPRRIKEG; encoded by the coding sequence ATGACCCAGAGGATGATCTACATCGATTCGCCGGTTTTCGTCCGCGAGCCGGAACTGAAAGCGAAGGGGATCGAGAACATCTTCCCCGACCGACGGCCCCTGGCCCTGGAAATCGGCTGCGGCGTCGGCGACTTCCTGGTCCAGGAGGCGGCCCGCCGCCCGGAATGGAATTTCGTCGCCATCGACATCTTCAACAAGGGCTGCCTGAAAACCTGCAACCGGGTCGAGGCGACCGGCCTGACCAACATCCGGGTGATGCGCGCCGAGGCGCGCTGGCTGCTCAACCACTTCGTGCCGCCGCAGTCCCTGGCCGCCGTCTACATCAACTGCCCCGACCCCTGGCCGAAAAAGCGCCACCGAAGCCGCCGGCTCGTCAACCGCACCTTCCTCGAGCTGCTGCGCTGCCACCTGGCACCGGGCGGCCACTTCTGGTTCGCCACCGACTTTGCCGACTATGCCGAGATGGTGGCCGACATCCTGCCGACCGTCGAGGGCTACATCCGCCAGACCGAAACCCCCTACACCACCGACCTCGGCGACTACCCGGTGTCCAAGTACATGCGGCGCTTTCTCGAGCAGGGACAGCCCATCCACCTGTTCCACTACCGCCGGGCGGAAGATCTTCCCGCCGAGCTGCTCAAGCCGCCCGGACTCGAACCCGGCTTCCGCCTGCGCTGGCTGGCGCGGGAAAACCGCCGCAACCGGCCGCGCCGGATCAAGGAAGGCTGA
- a CDS encoding c-type cytochrome, translated as MSRLILLAIFLLLTPQVCAADEARARGLINALGCKGCHRFEGSGGSIGPSLDQVGRHRDRQAILRLLRTPPPVETGRPMPSYAFLPQDDLEALADFFAGQQ; from the coding sequence ATGAGTCGACTCATCCTGCTCGCCATCTTCCTGCTGCTGACGCCACAGGTCTGCGCCGCCGACGAGGCCCGCGCCCGGGGGCTGATCAACGCCCTCGGCTGCAAGGGATGCCACCGGTTCGAGGGGAGCGGTGGCAGCATCGGCCCGTCCCTCGACCAGGTCGGCCGCCATCGTGACCGGCAGGCCATTCTGCGCCTGCTGCGCACCCCGCCGCCGGTCGAAACCGGCAGGCCGATGCCGTCCTACGCCTTTCTCCCGCAGGACGATCTCGAAGCCCTGGCCGACTTTTTCGCCGGTCAACAATAG
- the aroF gene encoding 3-deoxy-7-phosphoheptulonate synthase: MLIVMHHSATSEQIERVIAEIEAMGLKAEPIPGSLRTAIGVLGNQGYVDDTTIRNLPGVRETIHVSKPYKLVSRDFHPQSTLVEVGGAVFGDGHPPVIIAGPCSIESEEQMLMAARQVSAAGAHMLRGGAFKPRTGPHSFQGLGVEGLKYLRQAGNAVGLPVVTEVMRIEQLPVVCEYADMLQIGARNMQNFDLLKEVGKTGYPVLLKRGMSATIEEFLAAAEYILAEGNDRVVLCERGIRTFERATRNTLDLSVVPLIREMSHLPIIVDPSHATGKRALVPIMGKAALVAGAHGLMIEVHPDPARALCDGAQSLDTDGFGALMAELQRLQAVL, from the coding sequence ATGCTGATCGTCATGCATCACAGCGCCACCAGCGAGCAGATCGAACGGGTGATCGCCGAGATCGAGGCCATGGGGCTGAAGGCCGAGCCGATTCCCGGCTCGCTGCGCACCGCCATTGGCGTGCTGGGCAACCAGGGTTATGTCGACGACACCACTATCCGCAACCTGCCCGGTGTGCGCGAAACCATCCATGTCAGCAAGCCCTACAAGCTGGTGTCGCGCGATTTCCATCCGCAGTCGACCCTGGTCGAGGTCGGCGGCGCAGTTTTCGGCGACGGCCACCCGCCGGTCATCATCGCCGGCCCCTGTTCGATCGAGAGCGAGGAGCAGATGCTGATGGCCGCCCGGCAGGTTTCCGCTGCCGGAGCGCACATGCTGCGCGGCGGGGCGTTCAAGCCGCGCACCGGACCGCACAGCTTTCAGGGGCTCGGCGTCGAGGGACTGAAGTATCTGCGTCAGGCGGGGAATGCCGTCGGCTTGCCGGTGGTGACCGAGGTGATGCGCATCGAACAGCTGCCGGTGGTCTGTGAATACGCCGACATGCTGCAGATCGGCGCCCGCAACATGCAGAACTTCGATCTGCTCAAGGAGGTCGGCAAGACCGGGTATCCGGTTCTGCTCAAGCGGGGCATGAGCGCCACCATCGAGGAGTTTCTTGCCGCCGCAGAGTACATTCTCGCCGAGGGGAACGACAGGGTCGTTCTCTGCGAGCGGGGCATCCGTACCTTCGAGCGGGCGACCCGCAACACCCTCGATCTGTCGGTGGTGCCGCTGATCCGCGAGATGAGCCACCTGCCGATCATCGTCGATCCGAGCCACGCCACCGGCAAGCGGGCGCTGGTGCCGATCATGGGCAAGGCGGCGCTGGTGGCCGGGGCCCACGGCCTGATGATCGAGGTCCATCCCGATCCGGCCCGCGCCCTGTGCGACGGCGCCCAGAGTCTCGACACCGACGGGTTCGGCGCCCTGATGGCGGAGTTGCAGAGGCTTCAGGCGGTGCTCTGA
- a CDS encoding metallophosphoesterase has translation MKARNETTAPHDKKRRRFLRNGLLALGGLISVDGLVLEPNLLTVETLILESERLPSGAKLRLVQLADLHIGRLGDFHRHVVDRIASLRPDLILHTGDYLEERRNIREVLQFLARLQGIAESYAVQGNWEYWSRLEGDNLRRKFAARGVRLLIDEAADFLKGGIRLRILGLDYPSTADSLRRLADRADRRAFNLLLSHVPAFEHRLLGPDIGLILSGHTHGGQIRVPLLPPLYLPRYSGRFIAGHYRVGLHDTPLYVSRGLGASVLPLRINCRPELTLIELRGTAPSQSTA, from the coding sequence ATGAAGGCACGAAACGAAACCACGGCTCCCCACGACAAAAAGAGAAGGCGCTTTCTGCGCAACGGCCTGCTGGCGCTCGGCGGCCTGATCTCCGTCGACGGCCTGGTTCTCGAACCGAACCTGCTCACCGTCGAAACCCTGATCCTCGAAAGCGAACGGCTGCCAAGCGGTGCGAAACTGCGACTGGTCCAGCTGGCCGACCTGCACATCGGCAGGCTCGGCGATTTCCACCGGCATGTCGTCGACCGCATTGCCAGCCTGCGGCCAGATCTCATTCTCCACACTGGGGATTATCTGGAAGAACGCCGCAACATCAGGGAAGTCCTGCAGTTTCTCGCCCGGCTGCAGGGAATCGCCGAGAGTTACGCCGTTCAGGGCAACTGGGAATACTGGTCGCGCCTCGAAGGAGACAACCTGCGCCGCAAGTTCGCGGCCCGGGGGGTGCGGCTGCTGATCGACGAAGCCGCTGATTTTCTCAAGGGAGGAATCCGGCTGAGAATTCTCGGGCTCGACTACCCGTCCACCGCCGACAGCCTGCGCCGCCTTGCCGACAGGGCCGACCGGCGGGCCTTCAACCTGCTGCTGTCGCACGTACCCGCCTTCGAACACCGCCTGCTCGGCCCCGATATCGGGCTGATTCTCAGCGGACACACCCACGGCGGCCAGATCAGGGTGCCGCTTCTGCCGCCGCTCTATCTTCCCAGGTACAGCGGCCGCTTCATCGCCGGCCACTACCGGGTCGGCCTGCACGACACGCCCCTCTACGTGTCGCGAGGACTGGGGGCCAGCGTGCTGCCGCTGCGCATCAACTGCCGGCCGGAACTGACCCTGATCGAACTGCGCGGCACGGCGCCGTCTCAGAGCACCGCCTGA
- a CDS encoding FprA family A-type flavoprotein — MERSVAVCNGVDWVGVRHPDLKVFDDLFPTHNGTTYNAYLVRGSEKTALIDTVKAPFRDEFLSKVGEHLPPEKVDIVVVNHTEPDHSGAVAALIERNPDIVVYCTKAAENFLRQLLNRPFNSHVVSEGEEVDLGGKTLRFILAPYLHWPDTMFTYLVEEKVLFPCDAFGAHYCPNRLFDDEIADFSYDFYFYFDCIMRPFKDKIRDAVAKVEKLEIDMVCPSHGPIRRRGGRDVIATYRRWAAPPPQADRPKALMAVLSSHGNTREMSEVIAEELERQGVDVQTFAISGMRDDDYRNALEEADVLIIGTPTIQRDAPPHVWHALALISSVTPKAKLAAVFGSYGWSGEAVKMVEDRLRGLKYKLAAESISFRFAPTEENLQTCRRFAEQVASTVLCEE; from the coding sequence ATGGAGCGAAGTGTTGCAGTCTGTAACGGTGTTGACTGGGTCGGTGTCCGCCATCCCGATCTGAAGGTTTTCGACGATCTCTTCCCGACCCATAACGGGACCACCTACAATGCCTACCTGGTGCGCGGCAGCGAAAAGACCGCGCTGATCGACACCGTCAAGGCCCCCTTCCGCGACGAGTTTCTGAGCAAGGTCGGCGAGCACCTGCCGCCGGAAAAGGTCGACATCGTGGTGGTCAACCATACCGAACCGGATCATTCCGGTGCCGTGGCTGCCCTGATCGAGCGCAACCCCGATATCGTGGTCTACTGCACCAAGGCGGCGGAGAACTTTCTTCGCCAGCTGCTCAACCGTCCCTTCAACAGCCATGTGGTCAGCGAGGGGGAGGAGGTCGATCTCGGCGGCAAGACCCTGCGCTTCATCCTCGCTCCCTATCTGCACTGGCCGGACACCATGTTCACCTACCTGGTGGAGGAGAAGGTGCTCTTCCCCTGCGACGCCTTCGGTGCCCACTACTGTCCGAACCGGCTGTTCGACGACGAAATCGCCGATTTTTCATACGATTTCTACTTCTATTTCGACTGCATCATGCGTCCCTTCAAGGACAAGATCCGCGATGCCGTGGCCAAGGTTGAGAAGCTGGAGATCGACATGGTCTGTCCGTCGCACGGTCCCATCCGCCGGCGCGGCGGCCGGGACGTCATCGCCACCTACAGGCGCTGGGCGGCGCCGCCGCCGCAGGCCGACCGGCCCAAGGCGTTGATGGCCGTGCTTTCCAGCCACGGCAATACCCGCGAAATGTCCGAGGTGATCGCCGAAGAGCTGGAGAGACAGGGGGTCGACGTTCAGACCTTCGCCATCTCCGGCATGCGCGACGACGACTACCGCAACGCCCTGGAAGAGGCCGATGTGCTGATTATCGGCACCCCGACAATCCAGCGCGACGCGCCACCGCATGTCTGGCATGCCCTGGCCCTGATCTCCTCGGTGACGCCCAAGGCCAAGCTGGCGGCCGTCTTCGGTTCCTACGGCTGGAGCGGAGAGGCGGTGAAGATGGTCGAGGACCGGCTCCGGGGGCTCAAGTACAAACTGGCGGCCGAGAGCATCTCCTTCCGCTTCGCGCCGACCGAGGAGAATCTGCAGACCTGCCGCAGGTTCGCCGAGCAGGTGGCGAGCACGGTTCTGTGCGAGGAATGA
- a CDS encoding gamma-glutamylcyclotransferase family protein, whose protein sequence is MTIDTLFVYGTLRRDAGHPMHRLLTELAVCLGPASWQGRLYRVADYPGAIPSVYPHERVIGEIWRLKEPERLLPLLDQYEECGPGFPEPTEYVRELHRVQGAAGRSLRAWVYVYNRPVAGLERIPSGDFLAGN, encoded by the coding sequence ATGACCATCGACACCCTGTTCGTCTACGGCACCCTGCGCCGCGACGCCGGGCATCCCATGCACCGCCTGCTGACGGAACTGGCCGTCTGCCTGGGCCCGGCCAGCTGGCAGGGACGGCTCTACCGGGTCGCCGACTACCCGGGAGCCATTCCATCCGTCTATCCGCATGAAAGGGTTATTGGCGAAATCTGGCGGCTGAAAGAGCCGGAACGGCTGCTGCCGCTGCTCGATCAGTACGAGGAATGTGGTCCCGGCTTTCCGGAACCGACCGAATACGTCCGCGAACTGCACAGGGTGCAGGGCGCCGCCGGCCGTTCACTCAGGGCGTGGGTCTATGTCTACAACCGGCCCGTCGCCGGGCTGGAGCGCATCCCGTCCGGGGATTTTCTCGCCGGGAACTGA